In a single window of the Bacteroidota bacterium genome:
- the udk gene encoding uridine kinase: protein MLIIGIAGGTGSGKTTVVRKIIDGLNKNDVAILSQDSYYKDNSHLDLEERKKLNFDHPNSLEFELLVEHIKDLKAGKSIEEPTYSYLTCTRSEKTIPVSPKKVIIVEGILILTNQELRDLFDIKIYVHTSADDRLVRLIKRDTIERGRSVEEVLERYHDTVKPMHDQFIEPSKNYADLIIPLGGENKVAIRVLSTVVEKKLNT from the coding sequence ATGTTAATAATAGGAATAGCCGGTGGAACGGGATCCGGAAAGACTACTGTGGTAAGAAAGATTATCGATGGTTTGAATAAAAACGATGTAGCAATACTTTCGCAAGATTCATACTATAAAGACAATAGCCATTTAGATCTTGAGGAAAGGAAGAAACTAAATTTCGATCATCCAAACTCACTGGAATTTGAACTTTTAGTTGAACACATCAAAGATTTAAAAGCAGGCAAGTCTATTGAAGAGCCGACCTACTCCTACCTCACCTGTACAAGATCGGAAAAAACAATTCCGGTTTCACCAAAAAAGGTAATAATTGTAGAAGGTATTTTAATATTAACAAATCAGGAACTAAGAGACTTATTTGATATAAAAATATATGTTCATACCAGTGCTGATGACAGATTAGTCAGATTAATAAAAAGGGACACTATTGAACGGGGAAGAAGTGTTGAAGAAGTACTGGAAAGATATCATGATACAGTTAAACCAATGCATGATCAATTTATTGAACCTTCGAAAAATTATGCAGACTTAATTATCCCTCTGGGTGGCGAAAATAAAGTTGCGATAAGAGTATTATCAACAGTAGTAGAGAAAAAATTAAACACCTAA
- a CDS encoding septum formation initiator family protein, whose product MDLKKGSILRIIKNHKFLVIFIFFLFWILFIDTNSWLKHRDLNKSIEKLEDRKGYYKEEISKDRKALKELENNPEKLEKYARERFLMKKENEDIFIIKEDNK is encoded by the coding sequence ATGGATTTAAAAAAAGGCAGCATACTAAGGATTATAAAGAATCATAAATTCTTAGTTATTTTTATATTTTTCTTATTTTGGATACTGTTTATTGACACTAATTCATGGTTAAAACACAGAGATCTAAATAAGTCTATTGAAAAACTGGAAGACAGGAAAGGTTATTACAAAGAAGAGATTTCGAAAGACCGTAAAGCTTTAAAAGAATTAGAAAACAACCCGGAAAAGCTTGAAAAATACGCCAGAGAACGATTTTTGATGAAAAAAGAAAATGAAGATATATTTATAATAAAAGAAGATAACAAATAA